DNA from Variovorax sp. PBL-H6:
ACCTGGAAGCTGGATTGGAGCGTGCTCGACGCCATCGAGCCCGATGCCGCCGGTCCGCTGCGTGCGCTCTTCAACCATTGGGCCGACTCGGCCGTGCAGTTGCGCTTTGCTGGCGCCGACCGGCTGCAGATCGCGCTCACCGGGGCCACGCCGGTCAACGAACGCCGTGTCGACGCCATCTGGTGGCAGCTGCACATGGCCGCATTGCGTGTCATGCACCGCCCCGACGAGTTCGAACTGCTGGCGCTCAACTACTGCATTACCTACGAAGTGTCGCCCCCGCCTTGGGAAGACCCGAAGGGCGATTTTGGTGAGCTCGAGGTGTCGTCGTCGACGACGCGGTCCCCCGTGTCGTCCGATACGAGCCCCTCCGTGTCATCGGGATTCTCGATCTCGGGGCACGACGACGAACTGATCGGGGCCGACGCCACGCCGACGCACGCCGCGGCCGGCCACGGCTCGCTGGCAGGAGAGCTCGATGGCGAATCGCTCTCGACCTGGGAGCGGCTCGACCGGGAACTGGCCGGTGCGCAGGGCTTGTCCATTTCCTGCTCGGGGCTGGTGCGCCTGGACTTCGTGGCGGGCGGTTCGCTGCTGAACTGGGTCACTGCCCGCGACGCGCGCGGCGAGCGGGTCGCCTTTGTCGATGCCCATCGCCTGATCGCCGCCTTCTTTGGCGTGATCGGGATCGCGGACCACGCCGACGTCGCCATCAGGGCGAACTGAGACCCGAGCTCACGGGCGCCATGCGCCGGGTGTTGGCCTCTGCGCCAAAGAGGTCGCCACAACACGGTATTCTGTTTCCCACCCAATCCCCATCCCGGCTTGCATTCGTGCAGGCTATCGCCATATTTCCTCGATGGAACAATTTCACGGAACCACGATCATCAGCGTGCGCCGCAAGACCCCGAACGGCGACCAGGTCGCGATCGGTGGTGATGGCCAGGTCACGCTGGGCAACATCGTCATCAAGGGCAGCGCGCGCAAGGTGCGCCGGCTCTACCAGGGCAAGGTACTCGCCGGTTTCGCCGGCGCGACCGCCGATGCCTTCACCCTCTTCGAACGCTTCGAGGGCAAGCTCGAGAAGCACCAGGGGCAGTTGGCGCGTGCTGCCATCGAGCTGACCAAGGACTGGCGCACCGACCGCGTGCTGCGCCGCCTGGAGGCGATGCTGGCCGTCGCCGACGCCCATAGTTCACTGATCATCACCGGCAACGGCGACGTGCTGGAGCCCGAGAACGGCATCATCGCGATCGGCTCCGGCGGCGCCTATGCCCAGGCCGCGGCCAAGGCGCTGCTCGACCACACCGAGCTGAGCGCAGCCGACATCGTGAAGAAGTCGCTCGAGATTGCGGGCGAACTCTGCATCTACACCAACATGCACCACACCATCGAGACCCTGTGAGCCCAGCGAGTGACCCCATGCCCATGACCCCACAGGAAATCGTCTCCGAGCTCGACAATCACATCGTCGGGCAACCCGATGCCAAGCGCGCCGTCGCCATTGCGCTGCGCAACCGCTGGCGCCGCCAGCAGGTCGACGAGAAGCTGCGCAGCGAGATCACGCCCAAGAACATCCTCATGATCGGCCCCACCGGCGTGGGCAAGACCGAGATCGCGCGCCGGCTTGCGCGCCTGGCCGATGCGCCCTTCATCAAGGTCGAGGCCACCAAGTTCACCGAGGTGGGCTACGTGGGCAAGGACGTCGACTCGATCGTGCGCGACCTGGCCGAGATGGCCGTCAAGCAGACCCGCGAGAGTGAGAGCGCCAAGGTGCGCATGCGCGCCGAGGATGGCGCCGAGGAGCGCATCCTCGACGTGCTGCTGCCCCCGGCCCGTACCGCGGACGGCTCGAATGCCGAGAGCAGCAACGCCACCCGCCAGGCCTTCCGCAAGAAGCTGCGCGAGCATCAGCTCGACGACAAGGAAATCGACATCGAGCTGGCCGAGCAACGGGCCCCGCTCGAGATCATGGGCCCGGCCGGCATGGAGGACATGACCGAGCAACTGCGCGGCATGTTCGGCCAGCTGACGCAGGGCCGGCGAAAGACGCGCAAGCTCAAGATCGGCGAGGCGATGCGTCTGCTGATCGACGAGGAGGCGGCCAAGCTGGTCAACGAGGAAGAGATCCGCACCCAGGCGATTCACAACGCCGAGCAGAACGGCATCGTCTTCATCGACGAGATCGACAAGGTTGCCACCCGCAGCGAAGCACAGGGCGCCGACGTGTCGCGCCAGGGCGTCCAGCGCGACCTGCTGCCGCTGGTGGAGGGTACCGCGGTCAGTACCAAGTACGGGGTGGTGCGCACCGACCATATCCTCTTCATCGCCAGCGGCGCCTTCCACCTGAGCAAGCCCAGCGACCTGATTCCCGAACTGCAAGGCCGCTTTCCGATTCGCGTCGAGTTGCAATCGCTCTCGGTGGCAGATTTCGAAAGCATCCTGACCCAGACCCGCGCCTCGCTGGTCAAGCAGTACCAGGCGCTGCTGGCGACCGAGGGTGTGACGCTGGAGTTCACGGCGGACGGCATCACCCGGCTTGCCAGCATCGCCTACGAGGTCAACGAGCGCACCGAGAACATCGGCGCCCGCCGCCTGTCGACTGTCATGGAGCGCCTGCTCGACGAGGTGAGCTTCGACGCCGCCAAGCTGGAAGGCCAGGCGGTGCTTATCGATGCCGCCTACGTGGACGCACGTCTGTCGGCGCTGAGTCAGGACGAAGACCTGTCCCGGTTCATCCTCTGATCCGGCTTCTGCACTCATACGGTTCGCGCAACACATTCATTGCGTGAGCTAAGTACTTAGCCTGCAACGGGAATTCGGTGTTTTCGAGCCTTCGAAAACACTGCTAAGTTGTTGATTCCATTACAAAAAATAGCCGCGACCCCTCGTTGCAGGGTAGGTGTTTCCTGCTACAGTGGAAAAAAGTGCAGTTAAGTGGGAAAAAGTGTCCGTTCGTGCCTCGCCGAGGTGCACGGTGCCTTTCCAAGACAGGGGTTCGCGGTCGTGTTTCAAGGGGCTTCATCGCTCAATCTCGATGCCAAGGGGCGGCTTTCCGTGCCGACCCGGCATCGTGACGTCCTGAGCGCGACGGCAGGAAGCCAGCTCACGATCACCAAGCACCCCCACGGCTGCCTCATGGTGTTCCCGCGTCCTGAGTGGGAGAAATTCCGCGATCGCATCGCGGAGCTCCCGATGTCGGCACAGTGGTGGAAGCGGGTTTTCCTCGGCAATGCGATGGACGTGGACATGGACGGCACGGGCCGCGTGTTGATCTCCCCCGAGCTGCGCGCGGCGGCCGGCATCACGCGCGACGCGCTGCTGCTCGGCATGGGCAACCACTTCGAGCTCTGGGACAAGGCCACCTACGACGCGAAGGAGGCCGAGGCCACCCAGGGAGAGATGCCCGATGTGTTCCAGGATTTCTCTTTTTGAGGCCGGCAGTGCAAGCGCCATGGAGCCATACGACCGTGTTGTTGAAGGAGGCAGTGGAGGCACTCCTTCCCGGCACCGCGCCCGGCTCTGGCACCTACGTGGATGCCACCTTTGGGCGAGGCGGCCATTCCCGGGCAATCCTCGAAAGACTGTCAGAGGCCGGTCACTTGATCGCGTTCGACAAGGACGCGGAAGCGGTGGCCGAGGCAGCGCGCATCGAGGATGCGCGTTTTTCCATCAGGCACCAGAGCTTCGACCACCTGGGGGAGCTGCCGCCGCGCAGCGTCGCTGGCGTGCTGATGGACCTCGGCGTGAGCTCCCCCCAGATCGACAACCCCGTTCGGGGTTTTTCTTTTCGTTTCGACGGCCCGCTCGACATGCGCATGGACACCACGCGCGGGCAGAGCGTGGCCGAATGGCTGGCAACGGCCGAAGTGCAGCAGATGGCGGAGGTAATTCGTGACTATGGCGAAGAACGGTTTGCTGTTCAGATTGCAAAGGCGATTGCAGCTCGCCGACAAGAACGGGGCCCAATTTCAACCACCGCCGAGCTGGCCGAGCTCGTGGCTGGCACGGTCAAAACCCGCGAGCCGGGCCAGAACCCTGCAACGCGCACATTTCAGGCTCTTCGGATTTTCATCAATGCCGAGCTTGAAGAGCTGCAACAGGCGTTAGAGGCGAGTCTTTCCGTGCTGCACCCCCAGGGCCGGCTTGCGGTGATCAGCTTCCACTCGCTGGAAGACCGCATCGTGAAGCAGTTCATCGCCAGGCATTCGCGCGAGGTCTACGATCGCCGCGCGCCCTTTGCCGCGCCGCGCGCGATGAAGATGCGCGCACTTGGCCGCATCAGGCCCACGCAGGCCGAGGTGGACGCGAATCCCCGGGCCCGCAGTGCCATCCTGCGGGTGGCCGAACGCACCGGGGAGCCGTGAAAAATGTTTGGCCCCCACGCTCATCACTTCGTGTATTGCGGCCCCCCGAGGGGGCGCTCATCGCCCTTCGGGCGGCCGGGCGGGCGCTGATATGGTGCGCTTGAACCTCCTCCTGCTCACCGCGGTCATCGCCTCTGCGATCTACCTGGTGCATACGCAATACCAGTCGCGCCAGCTGTTCACCGAGCTGCACCGGGTGCAAAACGAAGCGCGCCGGCTGGAGCTCGAACGCGACCGGCTGGAGGTGGAGAAGCGTGCCCAGGCCACGCCGTTGCGGGTCGAACGGCTGGCCAAGGAACAGCTGAAGATGCGCACCACCACGCCGGCCATCACGCAGTACGTGCGCGCCGACGGCACGGTGATTCCGGCGGTCGCGGCGCCCGCGACCCCGACTGCGGCGCCATCAGTGCGCCCCGGAGCCGCCGCCGCGCCAGCCCGCAGGAGCGCGCAATGAGCCGTCGCAGCCGCAGCGTCCAATACACCACCAGCCCGCTGCTGGCGAGCAAGACGCCAGTCTGGCGCAGCAAGTTCATCGTCGCCACCATCGCCTTCGGCTTCCTGGTGCTCGCCGGCCGTGCGGCCTATGTGCAGGTGGTCGGCAACGCGTTCTTTCAGCGCCAGGGCGAGGTGCGCTTCGCCCGCACGCTGGAGCTGCCAGCCAATCGCGGCCGCATCCTGGATCGCAACGGGCTGCTTCTCGCCTCCAGCGTGGTGGCGCCCAGCATCTGGGCCATTCCCGAGGACATCGAGCGCGAAGACCCGGACGTCAAGGCCAAGCTGCGCCAGGTCGCGAAGCTGCTCGGCATGGCGCAGAAGGACTTCGACAAGAAGCTGGAGGACGAGGACAAGACCTTCGTCTGGATCCAGCGCCAGGTCGACGAGCCGATCGCCAAGCAGATCGCTGCCCTCAACATCAAGGGCCTGTACCAGCGCAAGGAATACAAGCGCCAGTACCCGGAGGGCGAAGCCGCCGCGCACGTGGTGGGCTTCACCAACGTGGAGGACAACGGCCAGGAAGGCATCGAGCTGGCCTTCAACAAGGAACTGGCCGGACGCCCAGGCTCCAGGCGCGTGATCAAGGACCGGCTCGGCCGCGTGGTCGAAGGCATCGGCGAGCAGGTCCCTCCGCTCGACGGCAAGGACATCCAGCTCTCGGTCGACAGCAAGGTGCAGTTTTTCGCCTATCAGAAGCTGCGCGACGCGGTCACGGCCAACAAGGCCAAGGCGGGCAGCGTGGTGGTGCTGGACGCCATCACCGGCGAAGTGCTGGCAATGGCCAACTACCCGAGCTACGTGCCCGACAAGCGGCAGAGCCTCACCGGCGAGCAGTTGCGCAACCGCGCGCTCACCGACACCTTCGAGCCAGGCTCGACCATGAAGCCCATCACGATCGCGATGGCGCTGGAGGCAGGGCGCATCAAGCCGCAGACGCCGGTCGATACCTCCCCGGGCCGCTACAGCATTGGCGGCTTCACCATCAGCGACACCCACAATTACGGCCTGCTGACGGTCGAGGGCGTGATCCAGAAGTCCAGCAACGTGGGCGCGCTCAAGATCGCGCAGAAGATGACCCCGCACGAGATGTGGGACACCTACACCGCGCTCGGCTACGGGCAGAAGCCGCAGCTCCGGTTCCCCGGCGCCGTGACCGGTCGCCTGCGCCCTTGGAAGAGCTGGAAGCCGGTCGAGCAGGCCACCATGGCCTATGGCTACGGCCTCTCGGCCTCGCTCTTCCAGATGGCGCATTCGTACACCGCCTTCGCGCACGACGGCGCCATCATTCCCGCGAGCATTCTCAAGAGCCCCGATCCGGCGGTAGGCGTGCAGGTGTTTTCGGCGCAGAACGCGCTGGCCGTGCGCAAGATGCTGCAGATGGCGGCCGGCCCGGGCGGCACCGGCCAGCGCGCGCAGACCATCGGCTACTCGGTGGGAGGCAAGTCGGGCACTGCGCACAAGCAGGTCGGCAAGGGCTACGCGAGCAACAAGTACCGTGCCTGGTTCACCGGCATGGCGCCCATCGAGAAGCCGCGCATCATCGTGGCGGTGATGATCGACGAGCCGAGCGCCGGCCAGTACTTCGGCGGCCTGGTGGCGGCACCCGTGTTCAGCGAGGTCGTGCAGCAGACGCTGCGCATGATGAACGTACCGCCGGATCTCGCAGTCAAACCGCTGGTCGTGACCAACGGCGTGGAGGAGAGCTTCTGATGCTGGCGCTCCACAGTCCTCTCGATGCCGCGGGCTGGTTGAAGTCCCGCGTGGGCGGCGCGCTGCATGGCGACAGCCGCCCGCTGCGCGCGGGCGACGGCTTCGTCGCCTGGCCGGGCGCTGCCACCGACGGTCGCCGCCACGTCGCGGCCGCGCTTGGCCAGGGCGCGGTGGCCTGCCTGGTGGAGGCAGACGGCGTCGAGTCCTTCGGCTTCGACGAGGGCGACGAGCGCATTGCGCGCTATGCCGGCCTGAAGGCGGCCACCGGGCCGATCGCTGCCGCCTTCCACGGCGACCCGTCATCGCGCCTGGACCTGCTGGCCGTCACCGGCACCAACGGCAAGACCTCGACCGCGTGGTGGCTGGCGCAGGCGCTTGCCGCGCACGACGCCACGCGGCCCTGCGCCGTGATGGGCACGCTCGGCATCGGCGTGCCCCCGGATCTCACCTACACCGGCCTCACCACGCCCGACCCGGTGATGCTGCAGCGCGAGCTGCTCGCCTTTGCGGATCGCGGTTTCGGTGCCTGCGCCGTCGAGGCCTCCTCGATCGGCATCGCCGAACGCCGGCTCGACGGCACGCGCATCGCGGTGGCAGTGTTCACCAATTTCACCCAGGACCACCTGGACTACCACGGCAGCATGGACGCGTACTGGCAAGCGAAGGCCGAGCTGTTCCGCTGGCCGGGCCTGCGCGCCGCGGTGGTCAACATCGACGACGTTCACGGCGCCAGCCTCGTGGCCAGCCTCGTCGAACGCGGCGAGGGTGCGCCCGAGGTCTGGACGGTGTCGGCCGCCGGCGCGCCGGCCCGGCTCGCGGCGAAGAACATCGGCCACGACGCCCAGGGCCTGCAGTTCACTGTGGTGGAGCAGGGCGAGGCGCCGCTGCGCCTGGAGACGCAGTTGATCGGCCAGTACAACGTGGCCAACCTGCTGGGCGTGCTCGGCACCCTGCGCGCGCTCGGCCTCACGCTCGCCCAGGCCGTGGCCGCCTGCGCGCGGCTGGACAGCGTGCCCGGCCGCATGGAGCGTGTGAGCGTTCCGGGTCGGCCGCTGGCGGTGGTGGACTACGCCCACACGCCCGACGCGCTCGACAAGGCGCTGGCCGGCCTGCGGCCGCTGGCGCGCCAGCGCGGTGGGCAGCTCTGGTGCATGTTCGGCTGCGGCGGCGACCGCGACACCGTCAAGCGGCCGATGATGGGGGCCGTGGCCGAGAAGCAGGCCGACCGGGTCGTGCTGACCAGCGACAACCCGCGCAGCGAGAAGCCCGGCGCGATCATCAGCCAGATCCTGCTGGGGCTGTCGCGCCCCGAAGCGGCCCAGGTCGAGCCCGACCGCGCCGAGGCGATCCGCCAGACCTTGGCACAGGCCGCGCCCGACGACGTGGTGCTGCTCGCCGGCCGCGGCCACGAAGCCTGGCAGGAAATCGCCGGTGAGCGCATCGCGTTCTCCGACCGGGCGCACGCCATCGATGCGTTGACGCATGCAAGGAGCGCAAGATGAGCGCGCCGCAGGAAGACGCACCGATGATGACGCTCGCCAAGGCGCTCGCCTGGGTGCCCGGCGCACGCCTGGTCGGCGACCCGGAAGTGGCCGTCTCGCGCGTGCACACCGACACCCGTACTCTCGCGGCAGGCGACCTGTTCGTCGCGCTGAAGGGTGAGCGCTTCGACGCCAACGATTTCCTGGCCGATGCGCGTGCGCGCGGCGCGGTCGCGGCCATCGCCCATCGCGGGCTTGAGGCGGCCGGGCTGGCCGGGCTGGAAGTGCCCGACACCCTCGCCGCACTCGGCGCCCTGGCCGCGGGCTGGCGAGCCCAGTTCGATCTGCCGCTGGTCGCGGTCACCGGCAGCAACGGCAAGACAACCGTCACGCAGATGATCGCCTCGATCCTGCGGGCTGCCGGTGTGGACCGGGCGCTGGCCACCATCGGCAACCTCAACAACGAGATCGGCCTGCCGCTGACGCTGCTGCGCCTGCGCGAGCGGCACCAGCTGGCCGTGGTCGAGCTGGGCATGAACCATCCGGGCGAAATCGCCCGGCTGTCGGCAATCGCGTGTCCCACCATCGCGCTGGTCAATAACGCGCAGCGCGAGCACCAGGAGTTCATGGCCACGGTCGAGGCCGTCGCGCGCGAGAACGGCGCGGTGTTCGCCGCGCTGCCGGACAACGGCACCGCCGTCTTCCCCTACGGCGACACCTTCACGTCGCTGTGGAACGAGATGGCGCACGAGGGCGCGCCGCGGCGCTGCCTGAGCTTCGGCGAGCAAGCCAACGCGGACATCGCGCTCGGCCATGCCGAGTGGAAGCATGGCGCCTGGCAGTTCGAGGCCCGCACGCCGCTCGGCGAAATCTCCACCACCCTGCGCATCGCCGGGCGTCACAACGTGGTGAACGCACTGGCGGCCATCGCCTGCGCGCTGGCCTGCGGGGTATCGCTCGAAAAGATCGCCGAAGGGCTCGCCGCCTTCGAGCCGGTCAAGGGGCGCTCGCGGGCGAGCGAGGTACTGCTGGCGGACGGCCGGGCGATCACGGTGGTCGACGACAGCTACAACGCCAACCCCGATTCCGTGCGCGCCGCCGTCGACGTGCTCGGCGGCCTGCCGGGCCCGCGCCTGCTGGTGCTGGGCGACATGGGCGAGGTCGGCGATCGTGGTCCGCAGTTCCATGCCGAGGTCGGCGCCTGGGCGGCCGAGCGCGGCATCGAATCGCTGTTCGCAATGGGCGACGCATCGATCCATGCGACCGCGGCCTACACGCGCAGCGGTGGCAGCGAGGCGCGCCACTTCGACGACATCGACAGGCTCAACGCCGCCGTGCTGGCGCAACTGCCGCGCGTCGCCAGCGTGCTGGTCAAGGGCTCGCGCTTCATGCGGATGGAGCGCGTCGTCCAGGCCCTCGCCTGCGCTTCAGCACAACAAGACAACAACAAGGAGGGCCGGCCGTGATTCATGCGCCGCGCACGTTCGCATCATGCTGATGAGTCTCGCCCAATGGTTGCAGACGGTCTCGCCGGATCTCGGTTTCCTGCGCGTCTTCCAATACCTCACCTTTCGCGCGCTGATGGCGGCGCTGAGCGCGCTGCTGCTCGGCCTGGGCGCGGGGCCGTACGTGATCCGCCGCCTGACCGCGCTCAAGATCGGCCAGCCGGTGCGCGGCTATGCCATGGAAACTCACCTGAGCAAGAGCGGCACGCCGACCATGGGCGGCGTGCTGGTGCTGTTCTCGATCGCCTTCGCGACCTTGCTGTGGTTCGACCTCTCCAACCGCTTCGTCTGGATCGTGCTGTGGGTCACGCTGGGCTTCGGTGCCATCGGCTGGGTCGACGACTGGCGCAAGGTGGTGCGCAAGGACCCCGAGGGCATGCGCTCGCGCGAGAAGTACTTCTGGCAGTCGGCAGTCGGCCTGACCGCCGCCTTCTACCTGCTCTTCAGCATCTCGGAGAGCTCCAACTGGCGCGTGCTCGAGCTGTTCTACGCCTGGGTAGGCTCGGGTTTCGACCTCGACTTCCCGCCCAAGATCAACCTGCTGGTGCCCTTCTTCAAGGAAGTGAGCTACCCGCTCGGCGGCATCGGCTTCGTGATCCTGACCTACCTGGTGATCGTGGGTGCCAGCAACGCCGTCAACCTGACCGACGGCCTCGACGGCCTGGCCATCATGCCGGTGGTGATGGTCGGCTCCGCCCTGGGCGTCTTCGCCTACGTGACCGGCAGCGCGGTCTATTCGCGCTACCTGCTGTTCCCGCACATCCCGGGTTCGGGCGAACTGCTGGTGTTCTGCTCCGCGATGGCCGGTGCGGGCCTCGCCTTCCTCTGGTTCAACACCCATCCGGCGCAGGTCTTCATGGGTGACGTGGGCGCGCTCGCGCTGGGCGGCGCGCTGGGCACCATCGCGATCATCGTGCGCCAGGAGATCGTCTTCTTCGTCATGGGCGGCATCTTCGTGGTCGAGGCGATCTCGGTGATGGCGCAGGTGGCCTACTTCAAGTACACCAAGAAGCGCTTCGGCGAAGGCCGCCGCGTGCTCAAGATGGCGCCGCTGCATCACCACTTCGAGAAGAGCGGCTGGCGCGAGACGCAGGTTGTCGTGCGCTTCTGGATCATCACCATGCTGCTGTGCCTGGTGGGCCTGTCGACCTTGAAGCTGAGGTGAGCTCGATGCGCCATCTTCAAGACCAACACGTGCTGATCCTGGGCCTGGGCGCCTCAGGCCTGGCGATGGCGCGCTGGTGCGCGCGCCACGGAGCGAAGGTCACCGTGGCCGACACCCGCGAGGCGCCGCCGCAGCTCGAAGCGCTGCGTGCCGGGCTGCCCGACGCGGTCTTCGTCGGCGGGCCCTTGTCGGCCGCGCTGATCGAGGGCACCGCGGTGCGCGCGGTCTACCGTTCGCCGGGCTTGTCGCCGGCCTCGATCGCGGTGGTCGTCGAGGCGGCCAAGGCGGTGGGCTTGCCTGTGGGGAGCGAACTGGACCTGTTCGCGCGCGCGTTGGCGGACCTGCGGGTGCCAGAGCGCACAGAAGAGCCAGCGCCGCCGGCCCGGCCGGAAACGAATGCGGCCCTGGAGGCGTTGCAGCCCGACGGTGCGCCGGAATCATCGGTGATGCCGCAGGCGGAGGAAACCGCTGCGGCCAACGATCCGCAGCTTGCCGCCGAAGCCGAAGCCGAAGCCGAAGCCGAAGCCAGCCCCGAGCCCGAGCCCGTCGAAGACGACGACGATGCCGAGGCACCGACGCCGGTGCCCGTGCCCGTTCCGCCGGCCCGCAAGGGCTACGGGCCCGCGGTACTGGCCGTGACAGGCACCAACGGCAAGACCACCGTCACGGCGCTCACCGGCCAGCTGGTCGCGCGCGCCGGCAAGACGGTGGCGGTGGCCGGGAACATCGGCCCCACGCTGCTCGACACCCTCGCAGCAC
Protein-coding regions in this window:
- a CDS encoding UDP-N-acetylmuramoyl-tripeptide--D-alanyl-D-alanine ligase, yielding MSAPQEDAPMMTLAKALAWVPGARLVGDPEVAVSRVHTDTRTLAAGDLFVALKGERFDANDFLADARARGAVAAIAHRGLEAAGLAGLEVPDTLAALGALAAGWRAQFDLPLVAVTGSNGKTTVTQMIASILRAAGVDRALATIGNLNNEIGLPLTLLRLRERHQLAVVELGMNHPGEIARLSAIACPTIALVNNAQREHQEFMATVEAVARENGAVFAALPDNGTAVFPYGDTFTSLWNEMAHEGAPRRCLSFGEQANADIALGHAEWKHGAWQFEARTPLGEISTTLRIAGRHNVVNALAAIACALACGVSLEKIAEGLAAFEPVKGRSRASEVLLADGRAITVVDDSYNANPDSVRAAVDVLGGLPGPRLLVLGDMGEVGDRGPQFHAEVGAWAAERGIESLFAMGDASIHATAAYTRSGGSEARHFDDIDRLNAAVLAQLPRVASVLVKGSRFMRMERVVQALACASAQQDNNKEGRP
- the hslV gene encoding ATP-dependent protease subunit HslV; this translates as MEQFHGTTIISVRRKTPNGDQVAIGGDGQVTLGNIVIKGSARKVRRLYQGKVLAGFAGATADAFTLFERFEGKLEKHQGQLARAAIELTKDWRTDRVLRRLEAMLAVADAHSSLIITGNGDVLEPENGIIAIGSGGAYAQAAAKALLDHTELSAADIVKKSLEIAGELCIYTNMHHTIETL
- a CDS encoding UDP-N-acetylmuramoyl-L-alanyl-D-glutamate--2,6-diaminopimelate ligase, which translates into the protein MLALHSPLDAAGWLKSRVGGALHGDSRPLRAGDGFVAWPGAATDGRRHVAAALGQGAVACLVEADGVESFGFDEGDERIARYAGLKAATGPIAAAFHGDPSSRLDLLAVTGTNGKTSTAWWLAQALAAHDATRPCAVMGTLGIGVPPDLTYTGLTTPDPVMLQRELLAFADRGFGACAVEASSIGIAERRLDGTRIAVAVFTNFTQDHLDYHGSMDAYWQAKAELFRWPGLRAAVVNIDDVHGASLVASLVERGEGAPEVWTVSAAGAPARLAAKNIGHDAQGLQFTVVEQGEAPLRLETQLIGQYNVANLLGVLGTLRALGLTLAQAVAACARLDSVPGRMERVSVPGRPLAVVDYAHTPDALDKALAGLRPLARQRGGQLWCMFGCGGDRDTVKRPMMGAVAEKQADRVVLTSDNPRSEKPGAIISQILLGLSRPEAAQVEPDRAEAIRQTLAQAAPDDVVLLAGRGHEAWQEIAGERIAFSDRAHAIDALTHARSAR
- the mraZ gene encoding division/cell wall cluster transcriptional repressor MraZ — its product is MFQGASSLNLDAKGRLSVPTRHRDVLSATAGSQLTITKHPHGCLMVFPRPEWEKFRDRIAELPMSAQWWKRVFLGNAMDVDMDGTGRVLISPELRAAAGITRDALLLGMGNHFELWDKATYDAKEAEATQGEMPDVFQDFSF
- a CDS encoding peptidoglycan D,D-transpeptidase FtsI family protein; the encoded protein is MSRRSRSVQYTTSPLLASKTPVWRSKFIVATIAFGFLVLAGRAAYVQVVGNAFFQRQGEVRFARTLELPANRGRILDRNGLLLASSVVAPSIWAIPEDIEREDPDVKAKLRQVAKLLGMAQKDFDKKLEDEDKTFVWIQRQVDEPIAKQIAALNIKGLYQRKEYKRQYPEGEAAAHVVGFTNVEDNGQEGIELAFNKELAGRPGSRRVIKDRLGRVVEGIGEQVPPLDGKDIQLSVDSKVQFFAYQKLRDAVTANKAKAGSVVVLDAITGEVLAMANYPSYVPDKRQSLTGEQLRNRALTDTFEPGSTMKPITIAMALEAGRIKPQTPVDTSPGRYSIGGFTISDTHNYGLLTVEGVIQKSSNVGALKIAQKMTPHEMWDTYTALGYGQKPQLRFPGAVTGRLRPWKSWKPVEQATMAYGYGLSASLFQMAHSYTAFAHDGAIIPASILKSPDPAVGVQVFSAQNALAVRKMLQMAAGPGGTGQRAQTIGYSVGGKSGTAHKQVGKGYASNKYRAWFTGMAPIEKPRIIVAVMIDEPSAGQYFGGLVAAPVFSEVVQQTLRMMNVPPDLAVKPLVVTNGVEESF
- the hslU gene encoding ATP-dependent protease ATPase subunit HslU; amino-acid sequence: MPMTPQEIVSELDNHIVGQPDAKRAVAIALRNRWRRQQVDEKLRSEITPKNILMIGPTGVGKTEIARRLARLADAPFIKVEATKFTEVGYVGKDVDSIVRDLAEMAVKQTRESESAKVRMRAEDGAEERILDVLLPPARTADGSNAESSNATRQAFRKKLREHQLDDKEIDIELAEQRAPLEIMGPAGMEDMTEQLRGMFGQLTQGRRKTRKLKIGEAMRLLIDEEAAKLVNEEEIRTQAIHNAEQNGIVFIDEIDKVATRSEAQGADVSRQGVQRDLLPLVEGTAVSTKYGVVRTDHILFIASGAFHLSKPSDLIPELQGRFPIRVELQSLSVADFESILTQTRASLVKQYQALLATEGVTLEFTADGITRLASIAYEVNERTENIGARRLSTVMERLLDEVSFDAAKLEGQAVLIDAAYVDARLSALSQDEDLSRFIL
- the mraY gene encoding phospho-N-acetylmuramoyl-pentapeptide-transferase; this translates as MLMSLAQWLQTVSPDLGFLRVFQYLTFRALMAALSALLLGLGAGPYVIRRLTALKIGQPVRGYAMETHLSKSGTPTMGGVLVLFSIAFATLLWFDLSNRFVWIVLWVTLGFGAIGWVDDWRKVVRKDPEGMRSREKYFWQSAVGLTAAFYLLFSISESSNWRVLELFYAWVGSGFDLDFPPKINLLVPFFKEVSYPLGGIGFVILTYLVIVGASNAVNLTDGLDGLAIMPVVMVGSALGVFAYVTGSAVYSRYLLFPHIPGSGELLVFCSAMAGAGLAFLWFNTHPAQVFMGDVGALALGGALGTIAIIVRQEIVFFVMGGIFVVEAISVMAQVAYFKYTKKRFGEGRRVLKMAPLHHHFEKSGWRETQVVVRFWIITMLLCLVGLSTLKLR
- the rsmH gene encoding 16S rRNA (cytosine(1402)-N(4))-methyltransferase RsmH — its product is MQAPWSHTTVLLKEAVEALLPGTAPGSGTYVDATFGRGGHSRAILERLSEAGHLIAFDKDAEAVAEAARIEDARFSIRHQSFDHLGELPPRSVAGVLMDLGVSSPQIDNPVRGFSFRFDGPLDMRMDTTRGQSVAEWLATAEVQQMAEVIRDYGEERFAVQIAKAIAARRQERGPISTTAELAELVAGTVKTREPGQNPATRTFQALRIFINAELEELQQALEASLSVLHPQGRLAVISFHSLEDRIVKQFIARHSREVYDRRAPFAAPRAMKMRALGRIRPTQAEVDANPRARSAILRVAERTGEP
- the ftsL gene encoding cell division protein FtsL, which gives rise to MVRLNLLLLTAVIASAIYLVHTQYQSRQLFTELHRVQNEARRLELERDRLEVEKRAQATPLRVERLAKEQLKMRTTTPAITQYVRADGTVIPAVAAPATPTAAPSVRPGAAAAPARRSAQ